Genomic DNA from Effusibacillus lacus:
CTGGAAAAAATCGATGAGATGTTTTCGGAAATTGAGTCAATTTACGGGGGATTGGATATCCTAGTCTCAAATGCCGCCTCCGGCGTACTCCTGCCTCTGATGGAGCTGAAAGAAAACCATTGGGACTGGACGATGGAGATCAATGCAAAAGCTCTGTTGTTTAGCGCACAACGAGCAGTTCCTTTGATGGAAAAGAGGAGGGGCGGACGCATAGTCTCCCTGTCGAGCCTTGGATCCATGCGTGTGCTTGAAAACTATACCACGGTCGGGGTATCCAAAGCGGCATTGGAAGCTTTAACACGTTACCTGGCGGTTGAACTGGCCCCGAAAAACATTATTGTGAATGCGGTCTCAGGCGGTGCAGTCGATACGGACGCCCTGACGCACTTCCCCAACCGGGAGCAGTTGCTGGAGGAAGCGAGAAAACGCACACCGGCAGGACGCATTGTGGAACCTCAGGACCTTGCCAATGCAGTGGCGTTCCTGTGTTCCGACGAGGCGTGGATGATTCGGGGACAAACCATCGTAGTCGATGGAGGAGTATCTTTGCTGGGGTGATGACAAAGAAATACGGCTGACAACCGGCAGGCGCGTTTCTCTCGCGCCAAGCTCGGGAGTCAGCCGTTTCCTTATTTTTGTTCTTCCGCTTCCAGCAGTTTGCGGGCTCGCTCCATGATTTTGAGCAGTGTCCTGGAATCTTCCGTAAGCTGCTCGACAGGAGCTGCAGACGGTTCCCGCTCCCGAAGCTGCCGGTTCTCATACTGCAACTGTTCCAGTTCCTGCTGCAGCAGATTGACACGTTCCTGCAGCTCCCGGTTGCGGTCGAGCAACTCATAATAGAGGCGCTCGTGATGTTTGAGTGCCCGTATGATCCCGTCAATTGTCGTGTCTTCCAAATCGGGCGTCCAGTGCCGGCGGCGGGAGAATTGTCCTTTCATGGCGGACAGGCTCTTCTTCTCCTGTTTCGCCTGCTTGATTTCATCGGTGTAATTCCGGCGGACGACTCCGTTCCATCTGTATCCGCAGGCAGCCGGAGTGCGTCCCAGCAGGTTGGCGGCTTCCACAAACGCATTCAATTGGGTGCTGCCTTCCCGAATATGGCGTAACACGATCTCAGCCAGCCGGTTGTCGTCTTCAAGTGTCCAAGCATCCGATCGCGTGGTCCAACGTTCTACAGTTTCCACTTATATCCCTCCAAATAGGCCTTTTATACTATCTTTATGTCCGTATATTGGAAGATTGATACATTATTTTGCAGCAATCATGCTATAATTCAAAAACATACATTGACGCATAGCATAACCAGAGGGGAGCTGCAATCATGAAGCGTCGATTGATCGCCATCGACTTGGATGGCACAATGTTAACGCACAACAAAACGATTCTTGCAAGAACCAAGCAGACCATCAAACGGGTGCGCGGGTTGGGGCATGAAGTCGTGATTGCAACGGGACGCCCGCCGCGAAGCAGCGTGAATTACCACCGGGAACTGGAGCTGACGACTCCAATGGTCAATTTCAATGGCGCATTGATTCACGACCCGGCCCGACCGGAACTTGACATCCATTTCCCTATGGAACGGGAAGTAGCCTTGCAAATACTCGGGGAGTGCAAGCGATTTGGTGTGGATAACGTGATGATGGAGATCAAAGACCGGTACTTTGCCCAACAAATCGATGAATTGATTCATTTTCTGGGAGATGGCTCCGATCCGACAGGAGTAGGCCCGATTGAGAGATACCTGCTGGAGCACCCGACCAGTATGCTGATCCGCACAAGCAAAGAAACGATTCAGCCTCTGCGGGAGACGCTTAATCAAAGTTTTGGCGGAATGGTTGCCCACCGGTATTGGAGCGCCCCCTACCATGTGTTGGAGGTCATAAAGGCCAATATCTCGAAAGCTACGGGGCTGGAGATTCTGGTGGATCAATTGGGATTTGCACGGGAAGACGTAATCGCCTTCGGAGACGAAGAGAACGATCTGGAGATGATTGAGTGGGCGGGGCTTGGAATCGCGATGGGAAACGCGAATCCTGTCTTGAAAAAAGTAGCCGACCGAATTGCCGATACCAATGAAAATAACGGACTCTCATCCGTTTTAGAAGAACTGTTCCTCAAAGACGCTTAGAGTTTACCAATTTTTATAAAAATCGCATGGTAAGTGGCGGGAATCGTATCTTCCTCCCGATACTGCCGATCGTAGATCGCGATCATTGCTTTCATTACGCCGGGCCGTTGACAATGCGGTCCGGCATTGCTGTTGCTGGCCCCTATTTTTTTTACCGAAGTCAAGAAATCGCGGACCGAGTGGAATCTTTCTACCTCTAAGGACTCAGAGTGTTCGATCTGATAATCACTGGGATCCAAAGCATCCGCCACCCGTTTTTTCAATTCAGAAGAACTGTAAAATGATTGTCCCGGCCTTTCTTGATCGGGTAAACCGAACCTCTGCTGAGCTAGTTCGAAGGAAGCATGTAGTTCTTCGAAAGTACGAGGGCCGAACGTGGAAAATAAAAGGACTCCTTGTTGCCCTAACACATCAAACAACCGTTTTACGGTGAGCGGCAGTTGATTGAACCATTGAAAAGTCGCATTCGAAATAATCAGGTCGTAAGTGCCGTCCAGATCCATTTCTTCAATATCACCGACACGAAAGTCGACCGATTCCCCTGCGATCCGCTGTTTTGCAATCTCAATCATCCCCGGTGCCAGATCCACGGCAGTAATCGAAGCATTAGGAAAGTGTCGCAGCAATTGAGATGTTAAAAACCCGGTTCCACAGCCAATTTCCAAAATGCGAAATTCTCGAGGAGGATGGAAGCCGGTTGCAGGAAAAGCCCGGAGTGCAAGATCCATTAATTTTCCGGCCATGGTTTTTTGCACGTTGGCATACTGATCGTATGTTTTTGCGTTTTGACTAAACCTTTTTTGTAAGAGCCGTTTATCGATCCCAGCCGTGATCATAGTTTTAGCGCCTCCTTAATAACGGACAAACATTGTTGGGGTTGAGTAAAAAAAGGAATGTGCCCTGTGTTGGCCAGCAGTTCCAAGTGAACCGGGCCGCTTACCCCGCTGGCGATGATCCGGGAAGCTTCCGGTGGACAAATCTGATCCGCTTCCCCATGAATGAGAAGAACCTGCGATTGGATCAAATTCACATCCTTCCTGGCGGAAGCTTCAATCAGGTAATCCAGCCCGGCGACCAATTCCTCCACCGAATAGGGCTGATCCTCATGCAGCTGGTTTATAAAAATTTCATCCAGTGCTTTAAGTTTCTCATCTTCTGAAAACATCGAATGGTAGAATGCATCCAGTGTTTGGGTTGGATCTTTCAGCAACTGGCGTTTCATTCGTTCCACAATTCGTTTCGGCCAACCGGCAGGTTCTGTTGCTTTTTCATCCGATATGAACCGGCTGGTTGCTCCAAACAGAATCAAATTCCCGACACGCGACGGATACATCGCCGCCGTCTGCAACGCGGCCAGACTCCCCAATGACCAGCCCATTACTGAAAAACGATCTAATGAATTCCGGTGAATGACCGAAAGGACTTGACGCTGAAATCCTTCCAGATCAACGATTCCGCACCAATCAACAAACAAAAGCTCAAATGAACGTTCCAATTCGGGAAGCATAGGCTTCCAAACGGAAGACGGCATCCCCCAGCCCGGCAATAAAAGAAGCGGAGTGCGGCTCATTGGATGACCCCCAATTCCCGACCGACCTGTGCAATCCTGGCAACCGCATCGGCTAAATCCTGTCTTTGATGGGTTGCCATAATAGTAAAGCGGATGCGGGCCTGGTTTTCCGGAACCGTTGGAGGTCTTACCGGGATAGCGGCAATCCCCATTTCCTGCAGTTTTTCGCTAAAGAGAACCGTTTGCTCGTTCGAACCGACCAAGATTGGTACAATCTGGGTTTCACTGCCGCACAGATGAAAACCCAAGCGTGCCAGTTCCTGCCGGAAAAAGCGGCTGTGCTCCCGTAAGGTTTCCCTGCGGCTGGAACCCTCCTGGACCAACGTGATGGCCTCCGTGATCGAAGCGAGTATCCCGGACGGTAAGGCGGTGGTGTAGATAAAACTGCGCGCTTTATTGATCAAATAATCAATCAGCCATCGCTTCCCCACCACATAAGCGCCAAAACAGCCCAAAGCTTTGCTGAATGTCCCCATTTGCACTTCAACCTGATCCTCTAAGCCCAACAGATGTACATACCCTTGCCCCTGTGGACCAAAAATGCCGCTGCTGTGGGCTTCATCCACCATCAAAATCGCATTGTACCGCTCCTTTACCTCCACCAATCCTTTCAAATCGGCAAGATCACCGTCCATGCTGAACACGGCATCGGTCACAATCAGCTTGTTTTTTTCAAGTGGAGCTTTTTGCAGCAATGCTTCCAAATGATCCAAATCATTGTGCCGATAACGTTGATGTTCGGCCCGGCTGATCACAATTCCGTCAACAATGCTCGCATGATTCAATTTGTCGCTAAATACGATTCCGTCTCTGCCAATCAGACTGGAAATAATGCCGATATTGGCTGTATATCCGCTGTTAAAAATTAACCCCGCTTCGCTGCCTTTCCACTTTACAAGGGCTTCTTCCGCCAGTCGGTAAGCAGGATGGTTCCCGACGATCAGACGGGAAGCTGTCGAGCCGCAGCCGTAAGTTTCGGTTGCAACACAGGCCGCTTTTTTCAGCCGTTCATGTCCCGCCAATCCGAGGTAGTTATTGGATGCGAGATTCAATAATCGCTTTCCGCTCTTATACAACCATGGCTGTTCCGCCTGTTCGACTTCCGTCAGATCTCGTTTCTGCGAGATTCTTTTCAACTGTTCCAACTCCGATAAAAACTTATCTTTCATCTTCATCTGTGAATTCATAAGGATCATCCCGGATCAGGATTTTTTGTTGCATAATTTTTCTTGCCTAAGAAAATCATGCAATGGTATCATCGAATTGTCAACTTGATTTGTGAACGATGTTAACTTTTGGTTGTGAAGATCGGGGGAGGCCAATGGAGATTACATACGAAATGTTGGCCGCCAAAAACAAACAGTTTCTGTGGCATCCGTTTACACAAATGAAGGACTATCTGGCGGATGACCCGCTGATTATTGAGAGCGGCCAGGGGAGAAAGCTGCGAGACGTGAACGGGAACGAGTATTGGGACGGCGTCTCTTCAATCTGGTTAAACGTACATGGGCACAGGGTTCCTGAGCTCGACAAGGCGATTCAGGAACAGCTTGGGAAAATCGCTCATTCCACACTGCTGGGCATGGCAAACGTACCGGCAATTTTATTGGCTGAGCAGCTTGTGGAACTCACCCCTCCGGGATTAAACAAAGTGTTCTACTCCGATTCAGGTGCGGAAGCGGTTGAGATCGCGGTCAAAATGGCTTTTCAGTATTGGCAGCACAAGGGAAGACCGGAGAAAAAAGGGTTTATCACAATGAAGGAAGCATACCACGGGGATACAATCGGTGCGGTATCGGTAGGTGCCATCGATCTTTTTCATAAAGCGTACTCATCACTTCTGTTCCCCGCCTATCGGATCCCTTATCCATTTGCCTACCGGAGTCCTCATGGGGACCGGTGTGCAGAGTTCTGTCTGCAAGAAACAGAGGCGCTTTTGCAAGAAAAGGCGGATGAGATTGCCGCGATGATTGTAGAGCCTGTTGTACAAGGCGCGAGCGGGATTATCATCATGCCCAATGGATATATGCGACAGCTCCGGGAATTGTGCGATCGGTACAATGTTTTGCTGATTGCCGATGAAGTGGCGGTCGGATTCGGTCGAACCGGGAAGATGTTTGCCTGCGAACATGACGGGATTACGCCGGACATTATGGCAGTAGCAAAAGGAATTACAGGCGGGTACCTGCCGCTGGCTGCCACATTGACAACCGATGAGGTGTACGAGGCTTTTCTTGGCGATTACGAAGAGAAGAAAACTTTCTTCCACGGCCATTCCTATACCGGGAATCAGTTAGGATGTTCGGTGGCCCTTGCCAATTTGAAGCTGATACGGGATACCGATCTGGTTCAGGAAGCAGCCCGCAAAGCGGAACATGTATCGCGGAGACTGTCTAGGCTGCGTGAACGAAAACATGTGGGAGATATCCGGCAAAAAGGGCTGATGGTCGGTGTGGAGCTTGTTGCCGACAAAGAGACCAAAGAGGAATTTCCCTGGGAAGACCGGGTGGGGATTCGCGTCTGCCGGCGATGCCGTGAGTTGGGAATGCTGCTGCGCCCTCTAGGGAATGTAATTGTGTTTATGCCGCCGTTGGCGTCCACCGAAGCGGAATTGGATGAGATGCTGACTGTTCTTGAGCAAGCAATTGTTGATGTCACCGAGGGAGCGTGACACTGTGAACGGTCTTTTTATTACAGCAACCGATACGGGTGTAGGAAAAACGCTGATTGCGGGAGGAATGGCGGGTGTCCTGCGGGAACGGGGCGTCGATGCCGGAGTCTACAAACCTTTGCAAAGCGGCCATCTTGCAGCGGATCCTGAAGGAGATGCTGCAAGGTTGAAAACCCTTGCGGGTGTTGAAGACCCTCTCGATGCGATTTGTCCCTGTTCGTTTTCAGAACCGCTGGCACCTTTGGTGGCAATGCGCCGTGCAGGAGTCTCTGTTACTTTGGAGGATATCGAAGCAGGATACCGGAGAATTGCGAACCATCACCCATTTGTCATTGTGGAAGGGGCAGGGGGGTTAGCAGTTCCGTATACGGAGAACACCCTTGTGGCGGATGTGGCTGCCCGTTTGGGGCTGCCTTTGCTGATTGTCGCGCGCTCAAGCTTGGGGACTGTCAATCAAACGGTTTTGACAGTCGAATTTGCCCGACAGCGAGGGATTGATGTGATCGGCGTTGTTCTATCGGGACTCGGCAGCAGTCCGATTGGAGTTGCTGAGCAAACGAATCCCGGCTTGATCGAACAATGGGCAAAGGTTCCCGTACTTGGAACGGTTCCTTGGTTGGGAGAGCATTTTGAACCCCCAGAGGTCAGACAATCGATCAAGGAAAGTGTCGATATCGACACCATAATGTCAGGCTACTTATTGAAAAAAGAAAATTCCGGGAGGGGACAACAGTGACACAAGCAGTTACCCAACAATTCGATTGGAAGGCAATCGCCACAAGAGTGCTTGAAGGAGTGCCGGTATCCAGGGATGAGGCGCTGGCGATTGTGAGAGCGGACGATGACGAGCTCCTCGACATTATGCATGCCGCTTTTCTTATTAGAAAAAAGTACTACGGCAAAAAAGTAAAGCTGAACATGATCATCAACGCAAAAAGCGGACTGTGCCCGGAGGATTGCGGGTACTGTTCCCAATCCATAGTGTCGGAAGCGCCGGTTGACAAATACGCCTGGCTGACAAAAGAAAAGATTCTTGAGGGAGCGCAAGAGGCTATTCGCCGCAAGGCGGGCACCTACTGCATTGTAGCTTCGGGCCGCCGCCCCACCGACAAGGAAATCGACCATGTGGCGGATGCGGTGAAGGAGATCCGGGAGACTACGGATCTAAAGATCTGCTGCTGTCTGGGCTTCCTCAACGAGGAACACGCCAGCAAATTGGCAGCGGCGGGAGTTCACCGCTATAACCATAACCTGAATACAAGTGCTGCCAACTACAGCAATATTACAAGCACCCATACATACGAGGACCGTGTCGATACGGTCAGAAAGGTGAAAGAATCGGGCATCTCCCCCTGCTCCGGGGCCATCTTTGGCATGGGAGAGTCGGAGGAAGAAGCGGTGGAAATTGCCTTTGCGCTGCGTGACCTGGATGCAGACTCGATTCCCTGCAATTTTCTGAACCCGGTTGACGGTACACCTCTGGAAGGCCGGCGGGAACTGACTCCCCGAAAGTGTTTGAAACTGCTGGCCATGATGCGCTTTGTCAATCCTTCAAAGGAAATCCGGATTGCCGGCGGACGGGAAGTGAATCTGCGCCATCTGCAGGCGATGGGCTTATATGCGGCCAATTCGATTTTTGTCGGGGATTATCTGACAACTGCAGGGCAGGAACCGATGGCCGACTGGCAGATGATTGAAGACCTGGGATTCGAGATTGAGGAGTGTGCATTGTAGACATAATAAAAACCAGCACCGATGGACCCCCATTAGTGCTGGTTTTTTTGTTTGGGCCGGAGCGCTTCTTAGTGCGGGGGATGATGAATACCGGTACAGATCATGTCACCCGCATGCGTGTTGGAGATTTTGTACTTGACTCCCGCAGGTATGTACATGATGGAACCGGGTTCCACCTCAATCGTTTCTTCCTGTCCGTTGTTCAGGTGGAACTGGCCTTGGCCCTGCAGTACGACAAACACTTCATCACCGCCCAGCGGCGTCATGTACCCCATGGACTGGCCCGGCTTGAAATAGTAGGTGTTGGTGGTCAGATCCTGACCGGTAAAATTGTTCACTTTGCTGACCGAATGATCGTCGAACACGGCATGCTGGAATACGGTTTCTGCCTTGGACATGGGATCACCTCTGCATTTAGGTTGCTCATCCCGGGATAATATATTACAGGATTCAGGCAGAGATTCGTTTACCTTGCGAACGGATTGGCGCACATTCCATTGGAACATGTGGAGGCGATTTTTCGAGAATTGAAGGAACTTGTCGAATCTGTACCGAATTAAAAAAGGATCGGGTCTCTTTGCCTCACCCAATATACTGGCGGATGCCTCCGGCAAAGGGAATCGGCCGGATGTCAAACGTCCGGTAAAATCCGGTCGAATCACAGGTATTGCCTTCCAAGAGCATTGTCAGCTGTGCCCGGGTGATGGGGAAGAAAGCGAAACCTTCCATAAGCCGGATAATGGGCATCATAAGGGCGAGGGGCATGTGGATCTTGGCTTTCTTCTTGCCCATGGCCAAGGCGATCTCGTCAATCATCTCGTCGTAACTGTAGGATTGTGGGCCGCCCACTTCATAGATTTGCCCGATGGTTTCCGGTTTGTCCAAGGCTCGTGTGAACCCTTCTGCCACGTTTTTCAGGGACACGGGCTGCAGCCGGTAGGCGCCCGTCCCGATTACAGGGACGATCGGTGCCTTGCGGATCATGCCGGCAAGCATGTTGACGAACTCATCCTTCGCTCCGAAGATTACGGAAGGTCGGAAGATGGTCCAGTCCAGGCCGGACTCTTTTACAATTCCCTCCGCAATCCCTTTGGTGTGGGAATAGCCGGATTGAGAACCGACGCGGGCTCCCAGAGCACTCATATGTACATATCTTTTGATGCCTGTTTGTTTGCAAGCCTCCACCACATTCCGGGTGGCCTCCACGTGCAGCTTGTCAAAGGTAATCCCCTTCCCGGGGAACTCGCGGATAATGCCAACGAGGTGAATCACAGCATCGCACCCTCGCATGCCTTTCACCAGGCTTTCAGGGTTCAGTACATCACCGTAAGCAACAGAGATGAGGTCAGCCGTCTCAGGCACGAGGGTCAATTTTTTCTCGGAGCCGGGTCTTGTCAGGCAGACCGTTTGATATCCGCTCATCCATAATGATTGCAACAATTCCTGTCCGACATAGCCGGTTCCGCCGGTCAAGAAGATTCGCATGGGGAGCACCTCCATAAGGTACTGGGCAGCTATGATTTCACTGTTGTTCTAATTATAAAAGATCAATGGAAAAAATGGGAAACGTGTTTGGACCAAAGGTTTTGAGGAGGATGCAATGGAACGGATTCTGATGGTTTCGTATTTTGCGCCGCCAATCCTGTCGGCAGAATCGATTCTGGTCGGCAAGATCCTGCCTGAACTGGCACGGTACTACAAAATTGAACTGGTGGCGGCGGGGGAAGACGTCGATTTCCGGAAAGACGAAACGTTGGCGGAAATTATGCAGTCGGAGAACATTGAAATACACAGATACAACAACCCGAAACCGCTGAACAAGATCGTTCGCCGCCTGTACCAGAAAGGGTCTTCCCTGTTTCAGGACGTAAACGCCAAATGGATGGAGCAGGTGCTGCTGCGACACAAGCTGACGGGACCGTATAAGTTGATTTATTCCCGGTCAATGCCGGGAATCAGTCATTTGGCAGCCTATGAGTTCAAGCAGAAGTTGGGCATTCCCTGGGTAGCCCAATTCAGCGATCCCTGGGCCCACAACCCGTACCATCAGTATCCGTTGGACCTTATGCATCAGGTGGAGAACAAGAACGAGTCGAAAGTGATTCAGGCCGCAGACCGATTCATTTTCCCGACGGTGGAGATTCGGGATCTGGTTGCCTCTCACTACAAGGATGTCAACGTGAAAGGAATATCGATGGTGCTGCCCCATTATTATGTGGACAGGCTGTACCATGATAATAGGAGTGGGGAAAACGGCAATGTCCGTTCAGAATCTGCTGCTGGCGGCCACAAAGCCCCAATTGCTGTAGCCTATATAGGAGACTTCTACGGGCTGCGCTCGCCGGAGCCATTGCTTCGGGCGTTGGAAGTGGTTGAGAGGCAGGCGCCGGAAGTGGCAGAACGGATGCGTCTCCGGATTATCGGCAATGTGGACTGGCGTCACCAGCCGCTGTTTGATGAATACTTGCCCAAAGTTCGAGTTACCGTCGAACGGGTTGGCCAGGTTCCCTATTTGCAGAGTCTTGCCGAAATGCGGAAAAGCGATATTTTGCTCCTGATTGATGCGCCCAGTGACGTCAATCTGTTCCTGCCTTCCAAGCTGATTGATTATTTCGGCGCGCGAAAGCCGATTATGGGAATAACGTCTGAAAAGGGGACTACCGGCCGACTGATTCGCAAGTTCGGATTTCCTGTTGTCGATCCGCGGGAACCGGAGAAGGTTGCCGGGGAATTGATCCGCATGGCGCAAAATCTGGATCGCTACCAAAAGCTTGCGGATGAGAATGATACGGACATGTTTACCGCCGAATCGGTGGCGGAAGAATTAGTCCGTTTGTTCCAGCAATTGTAAGGGAGGAGGAAGGTAATGTTTGCCGGATGGAAAGAAGAAGACTTTGCTGTATTTGAAGTGGAAGGGCTGGAGCCCCGAATGGAGGCCCTCAAGACCAGAGTGCGTCCCAAGTTTGAAGCGATCGGCACAGAATTGGCTCCGGATTTGTCCGCCCATTACGGAGAAGAGTTCTTTGCGCATGTGGCCAAACATGCCCGGCGGAAAACCAACCCCCCCAGCGATTCCTGGGTAAGCTTTGCCACAAATCCTCGCGGCTATAAGATGCTGCCCCATTTTCAAGTCGGATTGTGGTCTACCCATGCTTTCGTGCAGTTTGCCATCATCTACGAATGCTTGCACAAGAAAGAATTCGGGGAACAACTGGCGCGGCAATGGCCGGAGGTCAGGGATAAAATTCCGGGGTCCATGCTTTGGTACGATGACCACGTGAAACCAAAGCCCGTCCCTCATTCGGAGATGAATGAGAAAATTGACATCTTCACCCGAAAACTCATACATAACAAGAATGGGGAACTGCTGGTCGGGATCGAAATCCCGCGAGCAGAAGCAATATCCATGTCGGGCGGGGAGTTTCTGGACAGGGCACGGCAAACCATGCTCCAACTGGAACCGCTGTATAAACTGTCACCCCAGTAGCTTGTAAGGCAAACAATTGCCGGTCATGCTATGCGGGGCCCTGGAAAACAATTTAGAAAACGGAGTGAGAAGAATGAATTTCACAAGGGAAGAGGCATGGAATCTCTTGAACGAATACACCAAGAGCCAAAGTTTGATCAAGCATGCGCTGGCGGTGGAAACTTCCATCCGTGCCTATGCGGCAAAGTTTGGC
This window encodes:
- the bioC gene encoding malonyl-ACP O-methyltransferase BioC is translated as MITAGIDKRLLQKRFSQNAKTYDQYANVQKTMAGKLMDLALRAFPATGFHPPREFRILEIGCGTGFLTSQLLRHFPNASITAVDLAPGMIEIAKQRIAGESVDFRVGDIEEMDLDGTYDLIISNATFQWFNQLPLTVKRLFDVLGQQGVLLFSTFGPRTFEELHASFELAQQRFGLPDQERPGQSFYSSSELKKRVADALDPSDYQIEHSESLEVERFHSVRDFLTSVKKIGASNSNAGPHCQRPGVMKAMIAIYDRQYREEDTIPATYHAIFIKIGKL
- the bioD gene encoding dethiobiotin synthase — its product is MNGLFITATDTGVGKTLIAGGMAGVLRERGVDAGVYKPLQSGHLAADPEGDAARLKTLAGVEDPLDAICPCSFSEPLAPLVAMRRAGVSVTLEDIEAGYRRIANHHPFVIVEGAGGLAVPYTENTLVADVAARLGLPLLIVARSSLGTVNQTVLTVEFARQRGIDVIGVVLSGLGSSPIGVAEQTNPGLIEQWAKVPVLGTVPWLGEHFEPPEVRQSIKESVDIDTIMSGYLLKKENSGRGQQ
- the bioA gene encoding adenosylmethionine--8-amino-7-oxononanoate transaminase — its product is MEITYEMLAAKNKQFLWHPFTQMKDYLADDPLIIESGQGRKLRDVNGNEYWDGVSSIWLNVHGHRVPELDKAIQEQLGKIAHSTLLGMANVPAILLAEQLVELTPPGLNKVFYSDSGAEAVEIAVKMAFQYWQHKGRPEKKGFITMKEAYHGDTIGAVSVGAIDLFHKAYSSLLFPAYRIPYPFAYRSPHGDRCAEFCLQETEALLQEKADEIAAMIVEPVVQGASGIIIMPNGYMRQLRELCDRYNVLLIADEVAVGFGRTGKMFACEHDGITPDIMAVAKGITGGYLPLAATLTTDEVYEAFLGDYEEKKTFFHGHSYTGNQLGCSVALANLKLIRDTDLVQEAARKAEHVSRRLSRLRERKHVGDIRQKGLMVGVELVADKETKEEFPWEDRVGIRVCRRCRELGMLLRPLGNVIVFMPPLASTEAELDEMLTVLEQAIVDVTEGA
- a CDS encoding YktB family protein, whose protein sequence is MFAGWKEEDFAVFEVEGLEPRMEALKTRVRPKFEAIGTELAPDLSAHYGEEFFAHVAKHARRKTNPPSDSWVSFATNPRGYKMLPHFQVGLWSTHAFVQFAIIYECLHKKEFGEQLARQWPEVRDKIPGSMLWYDDHVKPKPVPHSEMNEKIDIFTRKLIHNKNGELLVGIEIPRAEAISMSGGEFLDRARQTMLQLEPLYKLSPQ
- a CDS encoding Cof-type HAD-IIB family hydrolase; protein product: MKRRLIAIDLDGTMLTHNKTILARTKQTIKRVRGLGHEVVIATGRPPRSSVNYHRELELTTPMVNFNGALIHDPARPELDIHFPMEREVALQILGECKRFGVDNVMMEIKDRYFAQQIDELIHFLGDGSDPTGVGPIERYLLEHPTSMLIRTSKETIQPLRETLNQSFGGMVAHRYWSAPYHVLEVIKANISKATGLEILVDQLGFAREDVIAFGDEENDLEMIEWAGLGIAMGNANPVLKKVADRIADTNENNGLSSVLEELFLKDA
- a CDS encoding complex I NDUFA9 subunit family protein, which encodes MRIFLTGGTGYVGQELLQSLWMSGYQTVCLTRPGSEKKLTLVPETADLISVAYGDVLNPESLVKGMRGCDAVIHLVGIIREFPGKGITFDKLHVEATRNVVEACKQTGIKRYVHMSALGARVGSQSGYSHTKGIAEGIVKESGLDWTIFRPSVIFGAKDEFVNMLAGMIRKAPIVPVIGTGAYRLQPVSLKNVAEGFTRALDKPETIGQIYEVGGPQSYSYDEMIDEIALAMGKKKAKIHMPLALMMPIIRLMEGFAFFPITRAQLTMLLEGNTCDSTGFYRTFDIRPIPFAGGIRQYIG
- a CDS encoding alpha/beta fold hydrolase, yielding MSRTPLLLLPGWGMPSSVWKPMLPELERSFELLFVDWCGIVDLEGFQRQVLSVIHRNSLDRFSVMGWSLGSLAALQTAAMYPSRVGNLILFGATSRFISDEKATEPAGWPKRIVERMKRQLLKDPTQTLDAFYHSMFSEDEKLKALDEIFINQLHEDQPYSVEELVAGLDYLIEASARKDVNLIQSQVLLIHGEADQICPPEASRIIASGVSGPVHLELLANTGHIPFFTQPQQCLSVIKEALKL
- the bioF gene encoding 8-amino-7-oxononanoate synthase, which encodes MKDKFLSELEQLKRISQKRDLTEVEQAEQPWLYKSGKRLLNLASNNYLGLAGHERLKKAACVATETYGCGSTASRLIVGNHPAYRLAEEALVKWKGSEAGLIFNSGYTANIGIISSLIGRDGIVFSDKLNHASIVDGIVISRAEHQRYRHNDLDHLEALLQKAPLEKNKLIVTDAVFSMDGDLADLKGLVEVKERYNAILMVDEAHSSGIFGPQGQGYVHLLGLEDQVEVQMGTFSKALGCFGAYVVGKRWLIDYLINKARSFIYTTALPSGILASITEAITLVQEGSSRRETLREHSRFFRQELARLGFHLCGSETQIVPILVGSNEQTVLFSEKLQEMGIAAIPVRPPTVPENQARIRFTIMATHQRQDLADAVARIAQVGRELGVIQ
- the fabL gene encoding enoyl-[acyl-carrier-protein] reductase FabL, encoding MTSLNGKIALVTGGSRGIGKTIALTLADKGCDIIVNFFRNRKPAEETAEQIRAKGVRCHVIKANVGDLEKIDEMFSEIESIYGGLDILVSNAASGVLLPLMELKENHWDWTMEINAKALLFSAQRAVPLMEKRRGGRIVSLSSLGSMRVLENYTTVGVSKAALEALTRYLAVELAPKNIIVNAVSGGAVDTDALTHFPNREQLLEEARKRTPAGRIVEPQDLANAVAFLCSDEAWMIRGQTIVVDGGVSLLG
- a CDS encoding cupin domain-containing protein, producing MSKAETVFQHAVFDDHSVSKVNNFTGQDLTTNTYYFKPGQSMGYMTPLGGDEVFVVLQGQGQFHLNNGQEETIEVEPGSIMYIPAGVKYKISNTHAGDMICTGIHHPPH
- the bioB gene encoding biotin synthase BioB, with amino-acid sequence MTQAVTQQFDWKAIATRVLEGVPVSRDEALAIVRADDDELLDIMHAAFLIRKKYYGKKVKLNMIINAKSGLCPEDCGYCSQSIVSEAPVDKYAWLTKEKILEGAQEAIRRKAGTYCIVASGRRPTDKEIDHVADAVKEIRETTDLKICCCLGFLNEEHASKLAAAGVHRYNHNLNTSAANYSNITSTHTYEDRVDTVRKVKESGISPCSGAIFGMGESEEEAVEIAFALRDLDADSIPCNFLNPVDGTPLEGRRELTPRKCLKLLAMMRFVNPSKEIRIAGGREVNLRHLQAMGLYAANSIFVGDYLTTAGQEPMADWQMIEDLGFEIEECAL
- a CDS encoding RsfA family transcriptional regulator — protein: METVERWTTRSDAWTLEDDNRLAEIVLRHIREGSTQLNAFVEAANLLGRTPAACGYRWNGVVRRNYTDEIKQAKQEKKSLSAMKGQFSRRRHWTPDLEDTTIDGIIRALKHHERLYYELLDRNRELQERVNLLQQELEQLQYENRQLREREPSAAPVEQLTEDSRTLLKIMERARKLLEAEEQK